One genomic segment of Gallaecimonas xiamenensis 3-C-1 includes these proteins:
- a CDS encoding NRDE family protein, with protein MCSVIILRRPGHPWPVLIGANRDEMQARPWQGPGRYWPQLPKVRAGQDLNAGGTWQGINDQGVQAAVLNRFGSLGPAPGKRSRGELPLLALAEDNAGCAAQVIAELDPSQYQPFNMLVADSHQAFWLANRGEAISLQRVPEGLSMLTAHDLNDTQASPRMAHNLPRFRLAQVPDPAKPNWQAWQQLLGFEGEQPPDPAHFDIRADALCIRSNIGFQTVSSSLIALPATGQPLWWFDGGQGFALVAD; from the coding sequence ATGTGCAGCGTGATCATACTGCGCCGCCCCGGCCACCCCTGGCCGGTGCTGATCGGCGCCAACCGTGACGAAATGCAAGCCAGGCCCTGGCAGGGGCCTGGCCGTTATTGGCCGCAGCTGCCCAAGGTGCGGGCCGGGCAGGACTTAAACGCCGGCGGCACCTGGCAGGGGATTAACGACCAGGGGGTGCAGGCGGCGGTATTGAACCGCTTTGGCAGCCTGGGCCCGGCACCGGGCAAGCGTTCCCGTGGCGAACTGCCGCTGCTGGCCCTGGCCGAAGACAACGCCGGCTGCGCCGCCCAGGTGATAGCCGAGCTGGACCCCAGCCAATACCAGCCCTTCAACATGCTGGTGGCAGACAGTCACCAGGCGTTTTGGCTGGCCAACCGGGGGGAGGCCATCAGTCTGCAACGGGTACCCGAAGGGCTGTCCATGCTCACCGCCCACGACCTTAACGACACCCAGGCCAGCCCGCGCATGGCCCATAACCTGCCCCGTTTTCGCCTGGCCCAGGTGCCAGATCCGGCCAAGCCCAACTGGCAGGCCTGGCAGCAGCTGCTGGGCTTTGAAGGGGAGCAGCCCCCGGACCCGGCCCACTTCGACATCCGCGCCGACGCCCTTTGCATCCGCAGCAATATAGGTTTTCAAACCGTTTCCTCCTCCCTTATCGCCCTGCCGGCAACGGGCCAGCCCCTGTGGTGGTTTGACGGCGGCCAGGGCTTTGCGCTGGTAGCCGATTAA
- a CDS encoding helix-turn-helix domain-containing protein has product MSDPLELTLANRLRALRRQQGWSLDEMAQRAGVSRASLSRIEKAEVSPTTAVLAKICSAFGLSLSHLLAQVESGPRALVPLADQPLWQDQASGFSRRSVSPPEPGLSCEVLACTLEAGASLHYPQPTRPGLEHHLVMQSGQLRLWVEDQAYDLGPGDCLRYKTFGQSRFQVLGEQSAQYLLVLI; this is encoded by the coding sequence ATGAGCGACCCCTTGGAACTGACCCTGGCCAACCGGCTTAGGGCCCTTCGCCGGCAGCAGGGCTGGTCCCTTGATGAAATGGCCCAGCGGGCCGGTGTCAGCCGCGCCAGCCTGTCCCGTATCGAAAAGGCCGAAGTCAGCCCCACCACGGCGGTGCTGGCCAAGATCTGCTCGGCCTTTGGCCTGAGCCTGTCGCACCTGCTGGCCCAGGTGGAAAGCGGCCCCCGCGCCCTGGTGCCCCTGGCCGACCAGCCTCTGTGGCAGGATCAGGCCAGCGGTTTTAGCCGCCGCAGCGTCTCGCCCCCCGAGCCCGGGTTGTCGTGCGAAGTGCTGGCCTGCACCCTGGAGGCGGGGGCCAGTCTCCATTACCCCCAGCCCACCCGCCCTGGCCTTGAGCACCACCTGGTAATGCAAAGCGGGCAGCTGCGGCTGTGGGTAGAAGACCAGGCCTACGATCTGGGGCCGGGGGATTGCCTGCGCTACAAGACCTTTGGCCAAAGCCGTTTTCAGGTGCTGGGGGAGCAAAGCGCCCAGTACCTGCTGGTGCTGATCTGA